In Triticum urartu cultivar G1812 unplaced genomic scaffold, Tu2.1 TuUngrouped_contig_4754, whole genome shotgun sequence, the sequence TTCAAGAAGGCAACAAAAAAGCTCTGTTATATCATTTCTCTTATTTGTTGCGATCATGAAACTTCTGGCTTTGATTTTGAAAGGCATCTAGTTAACACTGTTTTGGAGAATTTTTGGAAAGCAGATGGAGGATTATATGCTGTTCGAGCAAATGATAAGGGAGATTCTCGAGGAGGGGAACGAAGGTGACAAGGGCATCAACGACAACAGAATGATGGTGGCAGCTTCCAGCAGGGTTGCCGAATTACGGATTGGGATCAAGCACTGGTAACCCCTTCTCACAAGACAACTTTTTCGTAGCAATTGTAGCACCGAGAGTGCGACCTTTTTCTCTTCTGATGAAAAGTACTTTCAGCCAATTTTTTCTGAAACTGTATACTGGTATAGCCAGTGCGATGTGGAAAACAATCTGTATCCCACCCCCATCCATCCAATCCTTTCCCGTAGTTGGATGCCCTGTCACAGCTCACAATGCCGTACTAGTAGCACAATAACGTATGGCCAAGAAGCATACGACATAGGTGGTGGAAAACAAAAGGCATTAGGGGCCATACTCATACTACAATCATACTACACGCTAGCCAAAATTTATTTCTGGTGGAATCTATCTTCTTACACATGCTTAGCGTCCACGGAGAAGCTTCTTAGTGCAGTACGTATTTAATTAGGCGGTGGTACAAATTTGTGGATTATGATATGACAGACCCGCCATCTTCTCCGACTGGGTGCAGGTGGAAGAAAAGCACCTATGCTTATCTGAATGAGCCAGCAGTGACGGCATCGATGGATGACAAGGGAAGAAACAGACGCGCCGTCACTTATATTCCGCAGGACAGATGCCTCAAAGTCCGCTCGTCGATTCCTGCTTCATTTGTCATCTTTTAGGTGGTCTGTATTCATGACGAAACAAGCTGGGGCATATCAATATGTATCTATGCATCAGCTGTTGTGACAGGGACGGAATAATTTATGTTGTGTATAAGTTTGTCTGAATGCTGTACTTATATCAAATTAAGTGGAAGACCGTGTTGCTTGGTGCATTGCGTCAATTTTTATCTTACTTTTTGGTCTGGTGATTGGTGTGTGGTTTAACCACAACAAAAGTGAAAGTAATGCATGCGCTGACAGTCACTTGACTGCTTCTTAAACTGCCATCACCCGAAAATTTAAAACTGCAATCGTCCTGGGTGCAAAAGATAAAATTAAATGCCCAACAATGCCCCGAGCAACAAGGTTTTCCACTGAATTTGATGAGTGGAGTGGCGGTGCGCTAGACCATGGATGGCGGTAGCACCGGGAGCATGACGAAGGTGAGATAGACATGGGTGAGGAAGAAGGTGAGATTTTAGTTCATAATAGACCCGGGCATTCATTGATATGTCCAGTTTTAAAAAGCCTGACCCCAGACTCCGGAGTTCGCGTGGAAGAACTAAAATAAAGAAGGGTCTGTTTAGGGCATTTAGATGTGCTCTAGTCATTGCACATTTAAATGACTCAATCAAAttagaaaaataaaataaataaaagcaTGGTGTTCCCCCCGCACATGTACTGTCGAACAACA encodes:
- the LOC125528269 gene encoding uncharacterized protein LOC125528269, encoding MAFSITRKEIEGFWRRKEEERRLAAEKEAARAKAKTLKMEDYMLFEQMIREILEEGNEGDKGINDNRMMVAASSRVAELRIGIKHWWKKSTYAYLNEPAVTASMDDKGRNRRAVTYIPQDRCLKVRSSIPASFVIF